The Engystomops pustulosus chromosome 2, aEngPut4.maternal, whole genome shotgun sequence genomic interval TCATTGAAACACACCCACATTAGAACCCATTCATGTGCAGAATCTACTTCCCCAATCCACAATCACATGACTCatgtcatgtgacacaaatggggaGGATCCGGACTGAACAGATCACCACCACTTGATAGGTATCGTATATCTAAAGGCAAAACGTTATTTGGATGAATATTACAGAACAATGTAGGTAAAaaggggggcatataaaatacttaATACTACTTTCTTATAGAAAATAGATTGCAATAACGGTCTATGTGGTTTGGCACACAATCACCCGAAAGTCTCTAACTACTGAACAGGTTGCTATTCTACCCTACCCCTACTGGAATATATTCACAAatattactccatatacagcaGAGGATTACTCTGAATACCTTAATTTGTCACTCTTCCCAGAGAGGTTGGTCAGGCCGAGGAGTGCTTCATAGTTCTGCAAACCATCTTTCTCTGTGTTTAAGAGGCTGACCAGCGGGCGCACCACTTCATACACCTAAGAATTTTGAGCCAGACACAGAGCAACATAAATAGGTGTTCTTTCTGATGGTTTGCTGCAGTGTAAGAGCATACAGTTTGGAGACAGTATTAGGTCTGTGAAGGTTTTTAGTCCCTAAACAGCAATGCTCAGATCCTAAACATCTGAGGACTTGAAACATAATGGCCcaaatttactaaagcccctgcgccagttttcggtAGGACTTTGGAcgttttttttcagtgcaaactgcttgcactggtatttaagaagtgtttgcaacACATGTATCACATGCAGCACTATTCCTCActgaacacaaatttctgcactaaacgGGCCGTTCCAGTGCACTGTCAGACAATgcggcacatttatcatgcagtgtccgacagagatgtgttgcacgccctatgttaaaggtgcaccaaaagaaagttGGTGGACTCTGCCGGAacagtgcaggggcgccagatttatgaagaatggatgccacaattcctgaatctggcgcactctacaCACttcacagtttgcactatttttgataaatgcggGCCAATGTATACTAGAAAATTCAACTTTTATCCAAACGTTTTATCAGCCTAAAGATACCTGCACAAGATGTTTGCGATTTCAAAGGTCGCAGCCCAAGTGTCATTCTTGGGTAAGCACTGCTCACGTGTCAATGACAATAATAAAAGACAAGAAAGCAGTAGTACCTATCATATCTTTGGCATGCTGGACTTATCCTGGGGGCAGTGGAATCCACTGCCTTTAGTATGATCTCATTGAAGGACATGGTCTAGTATACGTCTTTTAGTCCTAGTTGTGTGTATGAGCCGTAAGGCCTCTTGCCCATGAGTGAGTTTGATGTGTCAAACTCATAACAAAGTTGCATCGTAAGCTTGCTGGAACGTTTGGGCCGGCTTGTTGGCAAAAGGCTGTGGGCTGATACATTTTACAGATCGCAATATCACATACCCGCTCTCCAGGAAATGCAATGTCAGGGTTTGATACAGCTGCTATCTTAGCCAGACCATGAGCTGCTTTTGTTTTCCCTACTTCTGTACCCTCCAGGGCTAGTGGAATCATGGCCTGTCCAAACAAAGTGCAAACATTATACAGGTGAATAGAAACAGGAATGCAATAGTATCATTAAATAAGGTTATAAAAATAGTCCAACCTATTAATTCTACATTATACATTGTTGAGCCAGAGGAAGGCTCTGCAAGGCTGATGTAACCCTGCGAGACTGAAGTAAATTGGACCAAAGTGGCgttcagaataactccctggatcaacataaACTACTTACAAAAAAGCTTTAATCCCAATACAGCAGTATGTAATGAAATTGTAAAATCAATAGTTTTACCTTGCCTCCACCTTGTGCAACAATAAATCCTCTGTCCTTCGGATCTTCACACAATGCTAAGAAAACTCTAAAACAAATATATCCATTATTAAAGCATCTTTGTTTTGCAAAACAAGCTTTGTGTTGCTATTCAGCAAAGGCCGTCTTAAACAGGCTGATGGAGTGAAATCTAAGCACCAAGCACACAAATGCATAGGCCTTCTATAAAGGCTGATACAAACAGCAGCAATAATGGGGTCAACTGAGAAAATTAATTCCAAGCACTTACAAAATGCTGTGCTGATAGATAACTGGATGACATGCTATTAAATAATGCTACATAAATGTTATTGTGAACATTATAACATAAATTCACCTTCCATCTTCTTCTTTAATGGAAACCATACACTTTTAATAAGACTATGTAATATATAGGGGGCTTCCTGGATTCCCCTCTAACAGATGATGCTGAATTTCAGTGACTGTTTCTTATATTCTCATTGAAGTTAGAGTGAGGAGTCTGGCTCCTTACTGCACTCTCCATACTAAATAAATAGCTGAACCCAACATGTATGTGAGTCGGGAAGTTTTGAAGAATAACTATGGGTGGTTTCACATTCATAATTTCACACTGAAGCAATTTTGGctaatggacacatacagattttctcttcctggctttagtatttttccactgatccaatgttgtcagtgaaacCAAAGAGGACAGAGTTTGAATTTATTTTCCCACTACTCAGTGGAAAAAACTGAAgtttgaaaaagcccattgaaaagactggttcagtaaggcatcagtgccataataatgataattaataattaattcctttaattatatagtgcctacagattacataGCGCTGAAATCACTGTCCCAAATCACTGAAACCAGGAAGGGAAAACCAATCTATATGTGTCAATAAGCCGAAAtgcttcagtgaaaaaaaacaccaatgtaaATCCCCCCCTAATGCATAATAGTTTAAGGGATACTACCTTGCTAGCTGTTCCTTGGTTTGGTCTGTAAGTATGGCATTGTCTGTTTTTACCATGCAGGTTAAAGCTGAGATGACATCAGCTTTTAGTAGTCTCTTTACACGTTTTGTCACAAAGTCTTTCTTATCCTACAAGCAAAATAAGTACAAGTACTACTTTAGTGGGATGCAACAACAATTCTTTcttgaaaggacatctaccaccaggatgaagaattgtaaaccaagttcttcttttaccttcttatgccctagtttaaCAAAACAAAGTCTTTCAAAATTGTGCAATTGCAAATTGGAGGGGCTgcaagctccataggtgttaatggcacACACCAGTTTATAACTcatcatcctggtgttagatttcctttacagtAAACTTGTAAGCATACTTTTtatattgtcacattttattaaTGTTGCTATATTGCCTTAGAGTTATAAATTATTCAAATAGAAAGACATTAGTTCACACAACTTGCCTTTGGGTGTTCTTCAGGAACATGCTGCTTAGAAAACTTAGCAAGCTGTACCAGCTCTGGAATGACTTCTTTCACCTCATAGCTGTTTGTACAGTTGACCAGAGTTGTAGCCACAGAGTACAGAATGGTCTTATCACTTGTCTGCGCATAAGTAAAGTTATACAGTTCATAATTCTGTAAATATCTATATGATAATATAAATCAAATTATGTATGAACTTACACACCTTTGACATGTCAAACATGGCTTGCAGAGCTTGCTCATCTTCAACAAATTCATCTTTTACATCAGCATCTAACGTCAGATATGCCAGCCCTTCCACTGCCCACTTCCTAGTCTGTATGTCAATGCTTGGGTTACACAACCACCTTTGATGAAAAACCAATAATTAATACAAAAAAACCACAAATGAAAACAAGAGCAATGTAATGTAtactaaatatacactcaccggccactttattaggtacacctgtccaactgctcgttaacacttaatttctaatcagccaatcacatggcggcaactcagtgcatttaggcatgtagacatggtcaaaacaatctcctgcagttcaaaccgagcatcagtatggggaagaaaggtgatttgagtgcctttgaacgtggcatggttgttggtgccagaagggctggtctgagtatttcagaaactgctgatctactgggattttcacgcacaaccatctctagggtttacagagaatggtccgaaaaagaaaaaaacttccagtgagcggcagttctgtgggcggaaatgccttgttgatgccagaggagaatgggcagactggttcgagctgatagaaaggcaacagtgactcaaatcgccacccgttacaaccaaagtaggcagaagagcatctctgaacgcacagtacgtcgaactttgaggcagatgggctacagcagcagaagaccacaccgggtgccactcctttcagcttagaacaggaaactgaggctacaatttgcacaagctcatcgaaattggacagtagaagattggaaaaacgttgcctggtctgatgagtctcaatttctgctgcgacattcggatggtagggtcagaatttggcgtcaacaacatgaaagcatggatccatcatgccttcaggctggtggtggtggtgtcatggtgtggggaatattttcttggcactctttgagccccttggtaccaattgagcatcgttgcaacgccacagcctacctgagtattgttgctgaccatgtccatcactttatgaccacaatgtacccaacatctgatggctactttcagcaggataatgtgccatgtcataaagctggaatcatctcagactggtttcttgaacatgacaatgagttcactgtactcaaatggcctccacagtcaccagatctcaatccaacagagcatctttgggatgtggtggaacgggagattcgcatcatggatgtgcagccgacaaatctgcggcaatgtgtgatgccatcatgtcaatatggaccaaaatctctgaggaatgcttccagcaccttgttaaatctatgccacaaagaattgaggcagttctgaaggcaaaagggggtccaacccgttactagcatggtgtacctaataaagtggcctgtgagtgtatagGGATAATGTACAGAAATTATCATCTTTTCAAGCTGCATATTTTCAGGTTTTCTCATTTATAATTATACAATTAATGGGAAACTATTCATTTTAAATATTTACTTACTTTCTGCACTGCTTGGCGAGTTTATCAGTAGATCCTTCTGCAAATTGTCTTAAAGCATAGTCTGTACCTCCAGCTGATCCTAGTTTGCAAAGACCCTGAAATTCATTAAGTAAGTAGTATGATTAAGGCATAATTCCTCCTTTATGTAAGTGTTATATTTACATGATCTGtattttctaaataaaaagaACCTAAAAAGAAATTGTAATAGAATGCTCTTGTAATTTCACCTCTGCTAAACAGAATTGGATGTCTTTTAGTGTGGAGATTGGATGCATATTAAATAACAATGcacatttcttttctttttcagtaGAAGCATTATTTTACTTTATGCTGCTCAGATGTTTCAATATCGGCTATACACAAGTCACTGGTGtggttttttaaatattaaaatgtaTGACCATGAATGTTTTAAAACATTGTGGAAGGGAAGACAATAGTGAAAAACTAACACCTTCTATATGCAGCAGGTAGCTGGTGGATGAACATTCAGCTGACAACTAAATctcttatacacatgtggggtcagcCAAAAGGGCATATATAACTAATGGAGGGAATGCTGCAAGTGTTGCAAACAAAAGGATCAGGCTGTTGTATTCAAAATCCCTAATACTTATCTCCCCCGTGTCTGCTATCAGGGGAAAATGTCATCCTAACCATCAAAAAATGGTGGATTcatgcaattttcatctgtgtaaAGGGCCTTAACAGGGCCATGCACTGCAAAAAaacatacatagtacatacaaaaGTACTATTGGTACTTTGGTACTATTGCAGTAATGTGCATATTTTTGGTGAGCCCTGCCCCTAAACACCTGTTTGATCCATCAGAAGTCTCCAGTCTCCTGATAAAGCCAACGGAAGTTGTGCTGTCAGGCGATTCTTGATTCTGCCAGACCTGGCACAGAATTCTGCTATTGCCTGCACCAGTTCCTGGCTAAGGCTATATGCATGTGCATGCCTACTTGGCACATAGGTGGTGTAAGAGGGGGGAAAAGACACAAATCCTGGCAGTTTCCTTTACACCTCCATTTCCCAGCACATAACCATTGACTGTGGGCTTGCTGATTGGCAAAAAGGTAAGTGCATATTTATTGCACCTCCATATGGCTTTACTCAatgttgcactagcagtggttACCTATTTTTAAAAAGGCGGAAAAAaccattgtgatttttttttataccagAAAGCTAAGAAAATTCTGTGATAAATGCCCACTAAAGAGTACATATGCACCAGCATTTTGGAAATACcctaaagttaaaggaaacctaccacttgaagtggcaggtttccgatggcaataccgagcaccagctcagggtgagctggtgccggagcctattttagttagtgttttaaaccgcggtatcgcggtttaaaacactttttaaactttatggccggcgcaggcaggtacgcgctcggcgcttaccatgcgtgcggctctcattcacttccgggtattgccatcggaaacctgccacttcaagtggtaggtttcctttaagatcttggtcacatgacatgtctaTTGCATGCTCCATATATATGGACGTATAGTTTATACTCACCACCAAGGCACGGATCTTTATTTTCTCGTTCTTTGTTTTCTTGTAAATCTCTTTTAACATTGATACCCCATTAgttataataaatgtggcacggCTGAGTTTTGTAGAGGCGTGAATAAGAGCTTCCACTGCAACCAATTGATCTATTTCATTTTCTGACCCAGTCAATGCTACCATCATTTCCATTACTCCCTGCAATCCTAAGAGTTTGTTTCCCAAATCGAAGGGTCCTTGCAAGATTCCTGACACCGTCTGTATAGCATGAAGGTTCTTTTCCATATTTTTTGGGTCAAATTGTCCACTGTGATAAATTTAAGGACATATTATTTATGGTATATGACATATAATGATTTATTTACCTAATAAACTAATAGTTTATTATCATATCATTATCAAAAAATTGTGATTTGGACATATGGTAACTCACGTTATAAACTCCTCACAGATCTGTCTGAAGTTATCTCTCTCTGGATCACAACGCAGATCATCGTAAAGTTTATTAAGAAGGATTGAAGCATTTAACCTGGTATTGAATGTCAAAGGAAGGCAATTTGGTAACTCTGGAATCTGACTTAAGATTTTAAGAATCTTCTTTAAACCTGTTTGAAAGAAACATAATATAAGAGATTTCATTACATCTGAGTGGGCTGTACAATATCCATACATTaactatacatactatatatcaGAGgttttaccaaataagaggtcggatcttcGTATCCTGGGCTCTGCAGTCAGCGTTATTCTTGTGGGGGCCGGCCAACTCTCCCCCTCTAtgcccctgtcagcggggacctgtaagaatagccagCAGCATATATTAcgcaatcgctgccggctttCTCCGATGCGGCCAATGTCAGTGTGGCCGGCtggcgctgtgaataagcacaCTGGGGCCGCAGCCTCTGTCAGTGTGCCGAGTCCAGTGTGCGCTGTCAAAAAGCATGGCATGTCGCTGTCAGAGAGAGCCGGCAACAATTGTGCAATATATGCGCTGACAGCGGCATAGAGGTGGAGTGTAGGCCGGCCCGCTCatgaataacgccgactgcaGTGCCCAGGAAAAGAGGATataacctcttatttggtaagaggtcggatctatTAAAACATACTTTCCCAACataatttgtttttaaaaatggcataaatagaaagggtctggggagaggattatggggggcatatttggtggggctATTTTTGCGAGGTGACTACGCGAgttttgtgtccgacaagacaggaaAAACATGCACCTAAAGCAGCATGTGAGTGTTTAGTTGGAGTTTGTGCCATAattattactgacatgcaccaAAATTCTGTCAGCACTGCAATTTTGCAGCATGAAAAAAGTGCACCCAAAAAatgcagagcagtgcagggtccaTCAGATTAATATAGACACACTCggaacactccacaggcaaaatgcacgtagtacagactgcactagtattgataaatgtgggcaaagATGTCCAGGGGCAGAGACAGAAGTGCTGGGCTTAGTGCAAAATATGTACCAAACTACCCAACTATATTGTATTGTTTATATTAGTGGTCCTTCATATAAGCAAGAGAAGAGTGAAGGCCGCTTCAAGGCCCTTGGGCTTGGTTGCAACTGCATCTCCACCAACACCTCAAATTACGCCCATGACCAAGTGGACAATGTGCAAAAGGAGGCTGCAAGTTTAATCCTCTTCCTGAGATCCTGAAAACCtttaaaattacacatttttaaaTTATAACGATGGCTCAGAAGGCACTGTCACCTGTGTCAATCACAAAGAGAGTCTTGGTGTTATCCTTATTCTTCAGGTCACTTCGAGGGATATTCTTATTAAGCAGGTTTAGAGCTTGATCTCTGCCATGTCCAGAAACCATCTTACTAACAAGCATGTCCAACAAATGTGTGGTGATCATCTTTAGGTCTTTCTTTgtatctatttaaaaaaatacaagtgTTCACTATTTTAGTACAGGTATAGCTCAAGCATTTAATTATCATATCTAGAGGAACTTTCTTTCAAATATGGTaagattacatttacatttttttaacaaaaagtgtAGCAGAATATTAAAGttgtttacaaaataaaacaataaaatgcaTAGTCCAATAATTTGTCTGGTTTACAAAAAAATAGTTGTTTACCACAAATGTTTCTCTTTTTATAATATACTAGCTGTAGTGTTGTCTGTTATatcaaataactgctcttagctataacaaaataaaaggGGTTACCAAAAATATTTCATATGTATCTCTCTGACTatttctctctgactgtctctgtctgtctttgactgtctctctctgtctgtctttgactgtctttaACTGTCTCTCTCACTGCCTCTCTCTATTTATCTTCGACTGTCTCTCTCCGTCTGTCTTTGTCTCTCTCTGTTTGTCATTGACAGTCTCTCTGTCTATTTTTGACTATCTCTGTACAGTAAATTCTTACCTCAGTAGAATATAAACTACATTCTTATGCTTTCTACAACACTAAGACTTTCATTGCTAGATGACCTCTCTTTAGAAAccctttaatgtatgtaaaatgcCCTGAAACATATATTATTTATGCATGCAAAAAGTTATCAAGTGATGAACATATACCTAATACAAGAGCCTCCTCCTTGCCATGTTCTTTCCGATCCTCTTTGGTAAGTGAGTCCACAATATTCTGCAGAAGATTACATGTTGCCAGTGCAATTTCTTCATTGTCAATAGCCATTATACGACAGATCCGGTCTAAATCCACCATGTGTAGGATAGCAGTTGCCTGTGTAAAATAAATGATTATATGAATTACAAACATATGTAAAACGTAACCTGTGTAAACAAATATGACTAAGGCCTAAACAAATGTCAGCAATTGTAGTTTGTCGCCAAAGAACCATTGCCGTTTCTATATATGAAACTGGATGATGGACTAATACTCATAATTTACATACAAAAACTAACATATCCATTTAGGAATGTGTGGGTAGAGGCAGCACTACATAAAGAAAGAAGGGTACAAAAAGTTCTTACCCTCTGGAAACCATTATACTTTCACAGAGAATCATAACAAAACTACAAACATGTTTCCAATATACGAACCGGTATTTAGAAGATCAAAAAAATCCATATTAGCCTCTCTTAAGTGCTAATATTTCTAGTATCTGTATCCACTGATGGTATTTCAATCGCCAGGATCCTGTGGACCTCCATCCCCCTCCCACTTACCTTACTTTCTTTACACCCCTCCCCTCCTATTGTTTAACACAAAGATCTCCAAACATCGGCAACTAAACTGACTTATGGACTTTTTCCACAATGGAAATTAAGGTCAAAGAACTGTACTTATTTACCTCAGCCATGCCTCCACAAGGACACTTACAACAACCTAACACAACTGTTATGAAAGACTGGTTCACCTCAGCATTTTTTCCCACAGACATGCGACATAACTCACCCTTCTTCCCCTCTCCTACCCACCTCTCTTGCCCCTCTTCTTTATCCTGGTTTGACTTACATGTCTTGTTGGTATTAACCCTTATTTGTTTGTTTATGTACTTGAAATTAATattcaaataaaaatatttatgtcCTGAGGTTGATTATTAGGTTAATTATTATTATCTCACAGCAGTCAGTGGAGTTCAGGGACAGAACTGTTTAAATAATGGATAAAGGGCAGGAAAAGTGGTACACAAGAATactaaatagcacccaaatgtctcaCCACTTTTTACCATTTCACAGCAcacaacaatttaaaaaaaaatgatcaaaaagtctacagttcccaaaatggtagcCTTGAAAATCTCAGCTCATCATGAAAAAATAACAGCTTTCACAGGTCCGTAACCCCTTAACAtcgaggcccttttttgtttttttttgtttccattttcatTTGCGGTTTCACCTTCAAAAActtttgccagaggcatttacatggttaacacccgtgatcggtgccagcaccgaccgctgGTGTTACCTGTGGGTGTTGCAATAAGCCCTATCCATAAAGTGGCAGAAGATGACCTACTATAACAACACACGCTGGTAAGGGATTACATCTATTAAAGcccaataaatttggtatcatactgacccaaagaataaaggggaggtgtcatttgggtcACAAGCCCCCAAGAAAACGgagtaaatgcgtttttttaaatcaatttcactgcatttggagatttattccagcttcccactacatagtatggaatattaaatgctacCACTATGAAGTACAAATTGTCACTGATCTAAATTATGAGAAAGTTCCTAATAATTACAAATAATAGCGTAGGGTCTAGAAATACCAGAATAACCTTCATGCTACTTAATGTCATAATAATATATTACATGGCAGGCCTCTGCAGTTCCCATGTCCTAAACTATTACCACGTGCATCATCATGCCTAGTATGTATGCGTGCGGGATATTATGAGGGCAAAATTGGAATTAAAACCAAGATTATAGGATGCCCACAGGGCAATATATTAACCGAGAAAGATTCTAAGGCATAAAAAGTTGGTGTACAACTTCTAGCAATAAAAGGCAATTATCATATGCCAGGCCTCATGGTGTATTGAAGCAGGGGGCTGGTCAGTGAATGTTAGAATCTATTTAGTTGAAGGTCTCCGTCTAAAAATTATCATTCATTGGATCCCGGATGGACAGTTTCATTGGGCATTTCTGATTCCCTAAGGGCCAGACTTCTGTTttctttatccctttttattttaccaaactgttattttttgcattgtatgtcTATGTCTGTTTAATTTCTCACCTGTTATGTATAATAACCCTTTTAATTGTAAACCCTATCCTTTTGATTAAACTTCCATTTAATAAGAGCTTTCTTGTGTTCTAAAGATTCCAATGAAGGAGACGTTACCTACATTGATTGCCTAATTTGTGACTGTAATATAGTATTGGTGCATAACATATCCTAGGTTTCTCATCAGCCTATATATGACGAGTGGGGGCATCTAAGAGCGTTCAGGTTCTTGGAGGGCAGAGAGCTGTCAGAGCATGGTTCAGTGAGATGGGGCAGGCTCCCTTCCTGAACCTAAGTCAGCTCCAGTCAGTGGGCTCTTGTTGATGGCTTGTGAATTTCTGAAGTTGGGGAACGAAAAAtgaattatcatctgcactattgatttgtCGAAAGTTTACTTTTGCTTTATAATTGAGGTTTGCACTTTAATATCTTATGGCACCTAGGATACAATAAATAGAAGAGACTTACTCTTGCTCTATGCCCAGTACACATTCCAGACATAGTTCTCACTGCTGCAAGAATCAGCTCTGGATCTTTAGTTGCCACTAACTGCAGGAGAAGATTTACTCCATTGTTTTGGAAAATCCGTTCAGCACCTGCTTCCTCTCTGCCCAGAACTATCAGATTGTTGGCtgcctgaagaaaaaaaaaggataaatacTCATGAAAAGATGTTAGGTTTTTGACTGTAGACATCAGTGATGATAATCCTATTTCCGCTTCAGACATCAGTTGACACATTTTCAATACACAGGTGCAATGGTTATGTTCATAGATAAAAGCTATTCTTACAACCTTTTTTTCCGAACTATGATGACACATATTCAGGCAAAGGATCCATCATTCTACTGTCTTTCATCTAAAACTGTTTCTATTTGTCCACTCACTGTGGAAACTGTTTTCCCACATTTCCAGGAAGTTGACATTAGCCCGTGCTACATCTACAGAAATGATGCAGGAGTATTGATGCCATGCTTACTAAAAAACTAAACATAGACCAATTCAGAATTTGGGTAGAATAAATTTTTCAGGGAACTTTGTTTTCTCTTCTGGCTACAAATGGTTATACAGATGGCTATATAGGTGGCTACAGTTGGTACACTCCATGCCATGCAAAGGTTTCTATATGTACACAGTTATTATACCTCAAAAGCAATGGTGCTATGGAAAATGATGTCTCTACATAAGACATCTGAATGATGTTTGTTTATATGCAATCCAATGAAAAATTCTCAGGGGCAATAAGGCCCCTTGCAACCTCTATAAATATCAATTCTGTGGTATTACATGAGGCCTGTAACAGTATGAATTTAGAAACCCAAACTTTTAAAACAAGATGATTACTTTTTCTCAccttttcccttttttctttttcagtatTTGGGTCTAGTAGAAGTTCAAACATCTTTTGAACCCGTGAGTCAGTAGAAAATTGAACATGAAGCTGTGAAAGATAAACATGGTGGAAATGCTTAGAGAGAATGCACATTATGATACAAGATCAGCACAAAATAATATTACATGCATGGTAGAGTCTTATGCACATGGTAATGCCAGGTGAATTATACAGTACAGCAGTACCCGGAGAATAGGTCAATACATAGAAAATTCTAAAGATTATGCTTGCTGTTGGATTCATAAAGGAACAAGTGTAATACAATATGCTGCTATATGAATAATAAATACTTTCATTGATGCTTTGATTTGGGTTTATTTTGTTCATTATTttgttaatattaatattaatctgCTGTTATTTCTTTATTGAGCCCCTTCACGACCAGCTGTTTAATTATACTCAGCTAATGATATATTAGTCAATAGGTATATATGGGTCTTTCCTGAATTAACATACATGCTTGAGCTGTAACTGATGGAATTGGAGGTGACGTAGATActgtgggggcatttatcagggcttttacaccagaaaactggagtggAAGCCCCGAAATGATCACAATTCCTTTTTAGCCACCAGGCTTTGCAATTAGTATCCCCTTTACGCCAGCTCCAACCGAAAGGGACATGGAGGGTCGTAAAGGTGGGTGTGGCCGGCAGCTGGTAGGACCTGGCGTACAAATATAAGCTGCATGACAGCTTtgtctgatacatcaagaggcctaagtctCATGATGTATCCGTAGGGGTAGGGATTTCATTATAAAtcatcataaatctcccccatagatgcCATTCTCAATAGCAACCACAGTATCTCTATTGTTTACAAGAGGCAGGGGTTTtctctttaataataattctttatttatatagcgcacacagattatgcagcgctgcacagagcgtgTCAGATTGGTCCCtattcccatggggc includes:
- the UNC45B gene encoding protein unc-45 homolog B; the protein is MPAKMEDPIQLKEDGNKYFKANDYDQAIDCYNKAIKLLKDKKMLAVLYRNRAACHLKKENYVQAASDASKAIDVDAKDIKALFRRCQALEKLGKLDQAFKDVQRCATLEPKNQTFQETLHRLGADIHQKLHVQFSTDSRVQKMFELLLDPNTEKEKREKAANNLIVLGREEAGAERIFQNNGVNLLLQLVATKDPELILAAVRTMSGMCTGHRARATAILHMVDLDRICRIMAIDNEEIALATCNLLQNIVDSLTKEDRKEHGKEEALVLDTKKDLKMITTHLLDMLVSKMVSGHGRDQALNLLNKNIPRSDLKNKDNTKTLFVIDTGLKKILKILSQIPELPNCLPLTFNTRLNASILLNKLYDDLRCDPERDNFRQICEEFITGQFDPKNMEKNLHAIQTVSGILQGPFDLGNKLLGLQGVMEMMVALTGSENEIDQLVAVEALIHASTKLSRATFIITNGVSMLKEIYKKTKNEKIKIRALVGLCKLGSAGGTDYALRQFAEGSTDKLAKQCRKWLCNPSIDIQTRKWAVEGLAYLTLDADVKDEFVEDEQALQAMFDMSKTSDKTILYSVATTLVNCTNSYEVKEVIPELVQLAKFSKQHVPEEHPKDKKDFVTKRVKRLLKADVISALTCMVKTDNAILTDQTKEQLARVFLALCEDPKDRGFIVAQGGGKAMIPLALEGTEVGKTKAAHGLAKIAAVSNPDIAFPGERVYEVVRPLVSLLNTEKDGLQNYEALLGLTNLSGKSDKLRQKIIKEKALPEIENYMFENHEQIRQAATECMCNLTVNKEVQERFMADGNDRLKLVILLCGEEDEVKLQRAAAGALAVLTGAQKRLCHKVTEVTTQWLEILQRLCLNEDLQIQHRGLVVVYNLISADKELAKKLVESEMLEILTVIGKQEDNPRKQHIIDVAREALVKCLDYGFIKPMS